CTTCTATCCATAAAATCTCCCTAAAATTATAATTTATTCTTGTTAAACTATCTTTATTATTCGAAACTATCAAGTAAAAAATTTGGCATAATTAATCTAAATTCAACCCAAAAAGCCCATCCTTTAAATTACTGTTATAATCACTTTTATTCATCAATTTTTCCAGATATCTTGCAATTACATCTACTTCTAAATTTATTAAATCACCTACTCTTTTGAATTTAAGATTTGTATTTTCAAAGGTGTGTGGAATAACTGCAACACTAAGGACATTATTTTTTATATTCGAGACTGTTAGACTGATACCATCCAAAGTAACAGAGCCTTTTAAGGCAATAAATTTGTCAACTTCTTTACTGTAAGAAACTTTTAATTCATAGGAATCACCTTTCCTGTCTATTCCCGCTATTTTTCCCACACAGTCCACATGACCGGACACAATATGTCCGCCAAGCCTTGTACTTAAAGTTAATGCTCTCTCAAGGTTTACAAAATTTGAAGGTTTTAAGTTTTGTAACGAGCTCTTGTTTAAAGTTTCAAAACTTAAATCCGCCCAAAACATATTTTTATCCATTTTAACTACTGTCAAACAAACTCCGTTAACAGCTATAGAATCACCTATTTTTGTACCTTCAATCACTTTTAAAGCTTCAATACAAATAACAGCGTCCCTACCCTTAACACTCAGATTTTTAATTTTACCAAGCTCTTCTATAATCCCTGTGAACATCTGTTTCTTACCCTTTCAGTTAGCTCAAGCACATCTTTTTTAAAGTCAGAAAGATTTGCTGATATCAATATGTCATTTTCAAATTGCTTTTGAGTATAGTTATCAATTTTAATACAATCAGCGATATTGCTAAAGCTCACACCCTGAATTGAGCTAATCCCATCCCCTATTATTAATGGCGCTACAAAAAGGTTTAGCTTATCGGCACATTTTTCTCTTATAAAACTGCCAAAAATTTTAGAGCCACCCTCTACAAGAACATTCATAATATTTAAATCGAGAAGTTGCCTTGAAATAGTTTTAAGGTTTAATCCGCTATCCATAGTGTCGCAAGGAAAAATCTGTACCCCTAAGTCTGTTAGAATCCTACATTTCTCAAAGTTTAAGCTCTCTTCTTTGGTAAATATCACAAGATTTTTTGAAAATTTCGTCACAAGTTCACTTTCTAAAGGGATTTTAAGGTTTGAATCAAGTATTATTTTTGTAGGCTCATTATCAGTAGGTAACAGCCTTACATTCAAACTTGGATTATCTTTTATTACGGTATCAATCCCTACAAGTACTGCATCTGAAATACTTCTTAGATAATGGGAATAAATCCTTGAAGATTCACTGGTAATCCATTTTGATGCTCCGTTTTTTGTGGCAATTTTGCCATCAAGACTCTGGGCAATTTTTAATGTATAGAATGGCTCTTTTGCATAAACAGTTTTAGCAAAATCTTCAATTAATGAAGCACACAAATTTTCAGCAAAACCTACAAAAACTTCGATACCGTTATTGATAAGCTCATTAATTCCATTGCCAGCATTTTTTGGGTTTGGGTCAACAACACCAATAAACACCCGCTTAATCCCCGATTCAATAATCATTTTTGTACAAGGGGGCGTTTTCCCATAATGAGAGCAAGGCTCAAGTGTCACATATAGGTCAGCTCCTTTGACACTTTCAGGTGCGTTATCAATAGCTTCGACTTCGGCGTGAGGATTACCATAGCCTGTATGATAGCCTCTTGATATTATTTTAGAATCTTTGACAACACATGCACCTACAACAGGGTTAGTTTTATTATAACCTTTCCCGAGTAATGCAAGTTTTGCAGCTTCTTCCATTATTTTATGAGGATTAACCAACTTTCTCTCCTATTCTTTTCTCTGTACCATTAAGTATTCTTTTAATATTATCTTTGTGTTTATATATGACAAAAACAGCAATTATAAATGTGAATATTTTAAAATTAGCATTACTCTCTGTGAAAATAACAGTAATTAAAAGAGTTATTGCAGCTGAAACAGAACCTAATGAAACCATCCTAAAAATACTTACCATCACAAGAAACACAATAAGTGCTAATATTATACTTTTCGGGCTAAGTGCCAGAAAAATCCCAAGCCCCGTTGCAACCCCTTTTCCACCTTTAAAGCTTAAAAATATTGTATATGTATGACCTATAATTAAAGCCAAAGCACATATTAGCAGAAAGTTCATATCGTAGTGGAAGAAGTTTTTTAGCATTAGTAAGGGTAAAAATGCTTTAAACATATCCAACAAAAAAGCCGAAATAAAGCCCCATTTGCCAAGCACACGCCCGGCATTAGTAGCACCTACATTTCCGCTCCCCACAGTCCTTAAGTCAATCCCTTTAACTAACTTTACAATAATATAAGAAAAGGGTATTGCACCTAAAAAATAGCAAGATAAAGGTATTAAAATCTTAATCATTGACAATTATCCTATGTAAAAATGACCTTTTTAAATCTATGGCACCCGACTCACAAACTTCATGACAACAAAAGCACTCTATACATTTACTTTTATCAATTATTACACGTTTATTTGACGTGCTTTTAATAGCATACACAGGGCAACTCTTCAAGCACAATAAACATCCTATGCAATTTTCATTAACCTCTGGTTTTACATAAATATTTTTTGCTACCATGCTTTTTAAAAATTTGGGCGGACTAAACATTCGCTTAGATATGGGGAGTTTTATTTTTCTTTTAGAAACATTTTCAGTCAATTTAAAATTCACATTATAACCTTTTTTAATGGCAGAGCAATTAGTTAAACATATTTCCCTATCAAGATCCAATATATCGCAAATTGCCATATCTAATGACACAGCATCTGTTGCAGCAGCAACAAGGTTTAGGCTGACAGGTGTCCCTCTTGACGGTCCATCCCCTTCATGTGCAATTATTCCATCAAGTATGTGTATGGTTTTATCTTTTACCAAATCATAAATTTTGAAAATAGAATCTGCTAAATCAGTATCTACAGGATTTTTGCGGTGATAATTAACTTTATTAGTACCTGGGATAAGTCCGAACAGATTTTTTACGGCTAAAGTTAAGCCTGTTAGTGAATGAGTTTTAAGCTTTGGAAGGTTGATTATTAAATCGACATTCTCAAACACAGAGGATATAACCATATCATCAATATTTAGTGGCTTATAACTTTCTATACTTATTATCTCAATATTCTCGTCTTTACAAACTTTTTTAATGCCGGTAACTTCCAAAACCTTTTCGTAATTTTTAAAATTTGCTCCTGGACTATCGCCTAACAATATCTGAAAATCACCATTTTTTTTAAGCGCCTTAATAACTGCACGAATAAACTCAGGATGTGTCGTCACTCCATTTTCAGGGGGGCTGGCTTGCAATATGTTTGGCTTCAAAAGTATAGTTTTAATATCATTAAAAATTAGTTTATTATCATTAAAAAATTTTTCAATGAATGCACAGAGTTCATCATCAAAGTAAGAGTTAATATCTTTTACGTAGACCTTATTCATTAATTTTTGCAAAAAACTTTATATAGTATTCCACACCTGAATAAATTGACAACACCACAGACAGATAAATTAATATTTTGCCGATAAAGAAGATATCTATACCTATGAGATTATTTTTATATATGAGAAATCCAACTGCTATCATTTGAAAAACAGTTTTTAATTTCCCGGAAAAGCCGGCTGCAATAATTTTGCCTTTACTTGCAGATAAATCTCTCAGTGCACCAACCGCAAAATCCCTTGACAACAATAAAATAACAACCACCCCTTCAACTCTGCCAAGCTCCATGAGGGCTATTAATGACGAGGCTACCAATATTTTATCAGCAACAGGGTCTAAAATTTTTCCAATGTCAGTTACTATATTGTATTTTCTTGCAAGATATCCGTCAACAAAGTCTGTCAATGATGCAACAGCAAAAATTACTGCGGCAATTACGTTTGTCACGTATGTGTCAAAATATAAAAAGATTAAAAATGCAGGTATTAGGATTACTCTCAATATGGTTAACTGATTGGGAAGATTAAAAAAATTCTTATTTAACATCATATTTACTCATCTTATATCTAAATGTTCTTAAAGTAAGCCCTAAAAGTTTTGCTCCTTTACTTTGATTATTTTGAGCTACTTCAAGTGCCTTCTTTATATACTTTTCTTCTAATTTTTCAACCAAACTTTCCAAATTTACAGGCAAAGTTATTTCAGACACTTCTGTTATATCGTATTTGTCTTCAAAAATATGTTCAGAAATACTTGTAGGTAAAAGTTTATTTGATTTTTCAACTACTACTGCTCTTTCTATGATATTTTCTAATTCCCTAACATTACCGGGATAATCATATCTTTTTAGCATTTCCATTACAGCAAAAGATATATCATTTATCTCTTTATTAAGCAGTCGGCTATATTTTTCTAAAAAATGTTTTGCCAAGTAAGGGATATCGACCTTTCTGTCCCTTAGTGGAGGTATAAAAATATTAACAACATTAAGCCTATAGAAAAGATCTTTTCTGAAATTATTTTTTTCTATCTCTTCCAACAAATCTTTATTTGAAGCTGCAATCACTCTGACATCAATGTCTATGTAATTTGTGCCACCTATCGGCAATATTTTTCGCTCCTGCAACACTCTCAATAATTTAACCTGAAGAAATAAAGGCATATCGCCTATTTCATCGAGAAAAATAGTCCCATGATTGGCAATTTCAAAGAGCCCCTTTTTTTCAGATACGGCGCCTGTAAAAGAGCCTTTTTTATATCCAAAAAGTTCGGCTTCCAAAAGGTCTGAAGGGATTGCTCCGCAGTTTATCGCAACAAATTCATATTTATTCCTATTACTTAATTTATGAATTGCTCTTGCAACTACCTCTTTACCTGTACCGCTTTCACCTGAAATCAAAACAGTAGAATCAGTCCCGGCTACATCTATAATACTTTTTTTAACCTTTATAATACAGTCACTTACACCAACAATCTCTTTTAATTCATCACAACATTCACTAACTTCACTCTGAGTGTTTTCGTGTAATATGTTTTTGATTGTATCTACTAGCTTTTGCGTATCAAATGGCTTTGTCACATAATCTACAACACCTAACCTTATAGACTCCAGAGCTGTTTCAGTGTTTGCGTATGCAGTCATTAAAATAAAAGGAATATTTATACCTATTTCCGATGCTAACCTTGGTATTTGTAAACCGTCTTCATTACCAAGCATCAGATCAAAAAGGACAAGATCAACCTTTTCATTTTTTAGAATTTCAACGGCAGTAGAAATTGACTTTGCAGTAAATACAGAAAAACCTTCATCGAGGAAAAGAATCTCTAAAAACTCCCTGAAAGACTTTTCATCATCTACTACAAGTATTGAATATTTAGGCATCCTTTGTAATATTTATTATTTCGTATTCTATTTCACCACCGGGGGCATTTACCACTACTTCATCCCCGACTTTTTTACCTATTAAAGCCCTTGCAATTGGAGAAAATACAGAAATATAACCTCTTGAAATATCACTTTCATCGGGGCCAACAATTCTGTATTTCTTTATTTCATCACTTTCAACATTTTCTATTTCTACATACACACCAAAGACAACTTTATCCGTAGTCAAATTATCTGTATCGATTATTTCAAACTTACCCATTTTGCTTTCGAGCTCGGCAATCTTTGCCTCAATCATCCCCTGCCTCTCTTTGGCAGCGTCATATTCTGCATTTTCACTCAAATCTCCGTGTCCTCTTGCCTCTTTTATTGCTTCTACTACAGCTCGCCTTTCAACAGTCTTTAGCCTCTCAAGCTCAGATTTTATTTTTTGGTACCCTTCTTTTGTAATAGGTATCCTGTCCATTTAATTCCTCCGAAAACTTTAATCTTTTTTCACCTTTTTCCCTGTAACAAAGACGCTAGTATATCCATCTTTGAATTGAATTTCAAGATAATCTTCCAAATTTACGTCGTTTAGACTTCCTACAGGTATTTTGTTTTTATAAACAATACTATATCCTCTTTCAAGAATATTTTCTGGATTAAGAAGTTTAAGTTTTTGATTTAAAATATCTAACGAAAACTTGCATTTTTCAATTTTATTATTTATTGAGCTTGATAATAAACTGTCAATATGCCTTACTTTGCTTTTTAATTCGTTTACAATATTTATTGGATTTTTTTTCTCTACTATATACAGTTTTTCATTTAATATTAAATACTTATTTTTAATTTTTAAACCTATGCCAGAAGTAATATCCGATAAATATTTATCAACTATTTCTTTCTTGTTTTTTATGATATTCTTTGGATTTTTATAAGAAACCAATGAGAGAAATTTATCCAGCAGTTGATAATTCTTATCAAGCTTAATCTGGGACATTCTAATAATTTTATTAATATTATCCCTTATTCTATTTCTTAATTCCAGATAAGGTTTACTAAGTGTTTCAGCTGCAGCAGTAGGGGTAGATACCCTAAGATCTGCGACAAAATCACATATGGAAAAATCTCTTTCATGACCAATCGCGGATATTGTAGGTATTTTCAATTTAAAAAATTCTCGAGCCAACGTTTCATCATTAAAAATTATCAGGTCTTCAAGAGAACCACCGCCACGCATAAGAATAACTACGTCATAAATACCTACATACCTATCAAGAACTTGCATTTTTGAAATAATATCCTTTATAGCTTGAGCCCCTTGCACCTGAACAGGCCATATATCGATATTTAACCCAACCCTATTTAACTTTAATGTCTGTATAAAATCTTTTATTGCGGCACCTGTTGGAGAAGTAAGGACAGCTACATTCTTTACAATCAAAGGGATATCCTTTTTTTTATCTTTATCGAATAAACCCTCTTTTTCTAAAATACGTTTAGTTTCCTCAAACCTTTTGTAAAAATCTCCTGCAGAGTCATATACAACCTTACGAGCTATAATCTGATACAAACCATCACTTTCATATACGGACAAATCACCTATCACTTCTACCTTATCACCCTGGTTAAGCTTGTAAGTATTGGCCATTCTGTAACGCTTAAAGAATACCACCTTAATTTGAGCAGACTCATCCTTAAGAGTAAAATAGATATGCCCGGATGGTGACACAGAAAGGTTTGATATTTCCCCTACAACACACACAGGGCTATTGAAATTGCTTTCAAGTAAAAACTTAATTTTTTTAGTTATTTCCGTTACTGTCAGTTTCATTATCATCAAGTATTATATACAAATCCTCATTCGGTTTTGCCATATTCAACTCTTTTTTTATTGTTTCTTCAAGATAATCTTTATCCCTTTTTAATAATTCTATCCTCTTCTCAAGGTCATTAATTTTTTCTTCAAGTTCAACTATCTGACGCTCATAAGATTCTTTTATCTCAAGCAGGTCATTATATTTCAATAACCCATTGCTGCCAAATATAAAATAAATAAGAAGTATCAGAATAATAAAAATATACAAAATATTATTTTTCATTTATTACCCGTCTTTACTTTAAGTAATCTGATAGCTTGATTTTTTAAATTTGCAGGCACATCTCTTGATTTTGAGAGTTTTTCCAAATCGGTAACAAAAAGTCTGTTCATAAAGGTCATACTTATATTTAATGGTGTCTTTGGGTGAAAAACAATCTCTCTTAGTATATTATAGTCTTTTATAAATGCACTTGTCCTTGCAACCTCTCTGATAATATGCTCCCCTGTTGCCTTATTTTTTAGAATAAACTCAATCTCCTGCTCGGTAATCTTTGGATTTTTTAAAACATTTAAAGAAACTTGTTTATTAGGGTCTCTTATCAAAAGCATTCTGGCTGTTTTATTCCCTTTTAGTGCCAATTTAATTTTCTCTGCCATATTCATTTTATTAATTTTATTATAAATATTTTCATTTACTTTTTTTTCTATAAAACTTTCTTTGACATCAATATTTTGATCAATTGTTATCAAATCTTTAATTTCTTCGTTTGTAACTTCATCTTCACTTTCACTTTCAACTTTTTCTTGCAAAGATTTAAAGGTTTCAGCCTTATCTATCATTATCTGTTTCATTAGAGTTATAGTTTCATCTGGGGAAAAAGGGTTGAATAAAATCTTTTTTATTAACTCATCATCATTTTCTACTATATGTCTGATATTACCAACCCTAAAAAGCACTTCTGGCTCGCTACTTTCAGCAAAAATGGAGAGTACATTTTTGTCATACTTTTTAAGTTGAACAACAATTGAAAAAAATCTCACATCATTTTTCATCAAACGACAAAGATAAATAAAATAGTTGCTATCAAATAAGGCATCATTGATAATAGATTTTAAACCACTGTCTGAAATTTTTACGAGAAATTGATATAGCTCCTTTATCAGTCCCCTGTAATTTTTTAGTACGCCAAAAGCTATTACTGGATATGCAGATTCTTTTATAGGAAGATTTAAGGAAAGTATTGTTTTGACTTGCTCTTCAGTAGATTTTTTTAAAACTATATCAGAGGTAATTGTGTCTAAAATATCAAATTTTTTGAATAAATCTATGTGGTCTTCTATATTAAATTCAATAAGCAAGGTTTTTTTGAGCAATAATATTTTTTCTTTATCAGGTTTATCAACTTTCTTTAAATCTTCAAGAAATGCAGTAATATTAGTGCTCACTAACTACCCTGTTTTTACCTGATGATTTGGCTTCTAACATTTTTTTGTCTGCTTCTTCAACAATCATTGTCGAGGTGTAACCCTCTTTCATCTCTTCCACGCCTATACTTGCAGTAAGCTTGATATCG
Above is a genomic segment from Deferrivibrio essentukiensis containing:
- the ribD gene encoding bifunctional diaminohydroxyphosphoribosylaminopyrimidine deaminase/5-amino-6-(5-phosphoribosylamino)uracil reductase RibD, whose protein sequence is MVNPHKIMEEAAKLALLGKGYNKTNPVVGACVVKDSKIISRGYHTGYGNPHAEVEAIDNAPESVKGADLYVTLEPCSHYGKTPPCTKMIIESGIKRVFIGVVDPNPKNAGNGINELINNGIEVFVGFAENLCASLIEDFAKTVYAKEPFYTLKIAQSLDGKIATKNGASKWITSESSRIYSHYLRSISDAVLVGIDTVIKDNPSLNVRLLPTDNEPTKIILDSNLKIPLESELVTKFSKNLVIFTKEESLNFEKCRILTDLGVQIFPCDTMDSGLNLKTISRQLLDLNIMNVLVEGGSKIFGSFIREKCADKLNLFVAPLIIGDGISSIQGVSFSNIADCIKIDNYTQKQFENDILISANLSDFKKDVLELTERVRNRCSQGL
- the greA gene encoding transcription elongation factor GreA, with the translated sequence MDRIPITKEGYQKIKSELERLKTVERRAVVEAIKEARGHGDLSENAEYDAAKERQGMIEAKIAELESKMGKFEIIDTDNLTTDKVVFGVYVEIENVESDEIKKYRIVGPDESDISRGYISVFSPIARALIGKKVGDEVVVNAPGGEIEYEIINITKDA
- a CDS encoding riboflavin synthase produces the protein MFTGIIEELGKIKNLSVKGRDAVICIEALKVIEGTKIGDSIAVNGVCLTVVKMDKNMFWADLSFETLNKSSLQNLKPSNFVNLERALTLSTRLGGHIVSGHVDCVGKIAGIDRKGDSYELKVSYSKEVDKFIALKGSVTLDGISLTVSNIKNNVLSVAVIPHTFENTNLKFKRVGDLINLEVDVIARYLEKLMNKSDYNSNLKDGLFGLNLD
- a CDS encoding FtsB family cell division protein gives rise to the protein MKNNILYIFIILILLIYFIFGSNGLLKYNDLLEIKESYERQIVELEEKINDLEKRIELLKRDKDYLEETIKKELNMAKPNEDLYIILDDNETDSNGNN
- the xseA gene encoding exodeoxyribonuclease VII large subunit, whose protein sequence is MIMKLTVTEITKKIKFLLESNFNSPVCVVGEISNLSVSPSGHIYFTLKDESAQIKVVFFKRYRMANTYKLNQGDKVEVIGDLSVYESDGLYQIIARKVVYDSAGDFYKRFEETKRILEKEGLFDKDKKKDIPLIVKNVAVLTSPTGAAIKDFIQTLKLNRVGLNIDIWPVQVQGAQAIKDIISKMQVLDRYVGIYDVVILMRGGGSLEDLIIFNDETLAREFFKLKIPTISAIGHERDFSICDFVADLRVSTPTAAAETLSKPYLELRNRIRDNINKIIRMSQIKLDKNYQLLDKFLSLVSYKNPKNIIKNKKEIVDKYLSDITSGIGLKIKNKYLILNEKLYIVEKKNPINIVNELKSKVRHIDSLLSSSINNKIEKCKFSLDILNQKLKLLNPENILERGYSIVYKNKIPVGSLNDVNLEDYLEIQFKDGYTSVFVTGKKVKKD
- the plsY gene encoding glycerol-3-phosphate 1-O-acyltransferase PlsY; its protein translation is MIKILIPLSCYFLGAIPFSYIIVKLVKGIDLRTVGSGNVGATNAGRVLGKWGFISAFLLDMFKAFLPLLMLKNFFHYDMNFLLICALALIIGHTYTIFLSFKGGKGVATGLGIFLALSPKSIILALIVFLVMVSIFRMVSLGSVSAAITLLITVIFTESNANFKIFTFIIAVFVIYKHKDNIKRILNGTEKRIGEKVG
- a CDS encoding sigma-54-dependent transcriptional regulator — encoded protein: MPKYSILVVDDEKSFREFLEILFLDEGFSVFTAKSISTAVEILKNEKVDLVLFDLMLGNEDGLQIPRLASEIGINIPFILMTAYANTETALESIRLGVVDYVTKPFDTQKLVDTIKNILHENTQSEVSECCDELKEIVGVSDCIIKVKKSIIDVAGTDSTVLISGESGTGKEVVARAIHKLSNRNKYEFVAINCGAIPSDLLEAELFGYKKGSFTGAVSEKKGLFEIANHGTIFLDEIGDMPLFLQVKLLRVLQERKILPIGGTNYIDIDVRVIAASNKDLLEEIEKNNFRKDLFYRLNVVNIFIPPLRDRKVDIPYLAKHFLEKYSRLLNKEINDISFAVMEMLKRYDYPGNVRELENIIERAVVVEKSNKLLPTSISEHIFEDKYDITEVSEITLPVNLESLVEKLEEKYIKKALEVAQNNQSKGAKLLGLTLRTFRYKMSKYDVK
- the pgsA gene encoding CDP-diacylglycerol--glycerol-3-phosphate 3-phosphatidyltransferase; amino-acid sequence: MLNKNFFNLPNQLTILRVILIPAFLIFLYFDTYVTNVIAAVIFAVASLTDFVDGYLARKYNIVTDIGKILDPVADKILVASSLIALMELGRVEGVVVILLLSRDFAVGALRDLSASKGKIIAAGFSGKLKTVFQMIAVGFLIYKNNLIGIDIFFIGKILIYLSVVLSIYSGVEYYIKFFAKINE
- a CDS encoding DUF362 domain-containing protein, producing MNKVYVKDINSYFDDELCAFIEKFFNDNKLIFNDIKTILLKPNILQASPPENGVTTHPEFIRAVIKALKKNGDFQILLGDSPGANFKNYEKVLEVTGIKKVCKDENIEIISIESYKPLNIDDMVISSVFENVDLIINLPKLKTHSLTGLTLAVKNLFGLIPGTNKVNYHRKNPVDTDLADSIFKIYDLVKDKTIHILDGIIAHEGDGPSRGTPVSLNLVAAATDAVSLDMAICDILDLDREICLTNCSAIKKGYNVNFKLTENVSKRKIKLPISKRMFSPPKFLKSMVAKNIYVKPEVNENCIGCLLCLKSCPVYAIKSTSNKRVIIDKSKCIECFCCHEVCESGAIDLKRSFLHRIIVND